AGTCGGTGTCAGGCTTAACCCCTATAGCCAAAATGACCATATCTGCCTGCAGTTCTGTATTATTTTTGAGCTTTACACCATACTTTCCGGAATCACAAGGAAAGAAAGATTGCACAGCACTATGTAAATGTACATCGATACCATGTTGCTCAAGGTGTTCTGTTACACTGGTTGCAATGTCTGAGTCGGCGGGGGCAAAAAGCTGACCGGAAGCTTCGATCAGCGACACCTTAATTCCTCTTTTTGACAAGTTTTCTGCCATTTCCAGGCCAATAAAACCACCCCCTACAACAATAGAATCTCTAAGTTCAGACGAGTCGATGTAGTTTTTTATCCTATCCATATCGTGAAGCGTACGTAATGTAAATACTCTTTTACTATCCATCCCTGCTAAATCAGGCAGTATGGGAGATGCACCCGGAGAGAGAACAAGATAATCATAGCTCTCATAATACTCTCTGTTTCCATGCTTTACCCTGACCCTCTTTTTTTCTGTATCTACTGCAATCACCTCAGAGTCAACTCTCACCTCCACAGCAAAGCGATTGGAAAAACTCTGCGGTGTCTGGAGCACCAGCTCTTTTCTATGTTCGATCACCTGGCCAATATGATAGGGCATACCACAATTAGCAAAGGATATATACTGTCCCTTTTCAAACATAACAATCTGGGCATACTCATCCACTCGTCGCATCCTTGCGGCAAAACTGGCCCCCCCGGCTACTCCCCCAATAACTACTATCTTTTTGTTCTCTTTACCCAAAACCAAACCTCTTCTGTATCTATCGCTTAGGCTGCAAGCGCGTTTAAATACACCTGCTCAGGCTGTACACCCACAAACTCCCGGTCTATTTGTCCGTTTTTAAAAATTAAAACTGTTGGAATACCCGTGATACCATATTGGGTTGAAACAGTAGGATTATCATCGACATTAAGCTTAAAAACCTTCACTTTACCATCCATCTTCTCTCCAATGCGATCTATTATGGGTCCCAGCATTCTGCATGGTCCACACCAGGGAGCCCAGAAATCAACCAACACCGGGAGATCAGAATCCAGCACGTCTTCTTTAAATTTGCTGTCAGTAGTCTCTATAGCCATAAATCCTCCTTAAAAAATGTGCAACATGTGAACCCTAGATGCAATAAGCATGCCACTTTTTTTTCCTCAATTTTCCCTTCATATAAAATAATACTTCCCCCTGAATGTATTTTACCGTGCAACAGTTGCAACGGTTACCACGTTGCACAGAAAGGAATGCATCAGCTATGAAACACACTCTCTCCCAAAACAACCTAAACAACGAAACATTTGAATTGGTTCTGCAAACACTAACAGAAGGTCTCTTCTTAATTGATAAAGATGGCAAGATCATCTATAGTAACAAAGCTTTGCAAAAAATGACCGGCTTGAATGCCCAACAACTCACTGGAAAAAAGTGTTGTTCAATTATGGCAGATAGCTGCACACCACCACCAGATTGCACACTCTATGCCAAAGAAGCGATAACCAACACCGAATGCAGAATCAAACATCAATCAGGGACAATTATACCGGTGTTAAAAAATGCTCGGGTGCTACGATCGCAAGAAGGTGAAATAATCGGTGCTGTAGAGACCCTCAGTGATCTTTCT
This is a stretch of genomic DNA from Chitinispirillales bacterium ANBcel5. It encodes these proteins:
- the trxA gene encoding thioredoxin, yielding MAIETTDSKFKEDVLDSDLPVLVDFWAPWCGPCRMLGPIIDRIGEKMDGKVKVFKLNVDDNPTVSTQYGITGIPTVLIFKNGQIDREFVGVQPEQVYLNALAA